A single genomic interval of Juglans regia cultivar Chandler chromosome 1, Walnut 2.0, whole genome shotgun sequence harbors:
- the LOC109001350 gene encoding zinc finger protein CONSTANS-LIKE 2-like — protein MMKEEISNGGDGGGGNNWARVCDTCRSAACTVYCRADSAYLCTGCDARIHAANLVASRHERVWVCEACERAPAAFICKADAASLCTACDADIHSANPLASRHHRVPILPISGCLPGPPAADPVDGFLAHDDGDETIDEEDEDEAASWLLLNPVKNNYNQNNGFLFGGDVEEYVDFVEYNSCADQNQFEDQYNYDQQQHYAVPQKSYGGDSVVPVQNGDVKVQLHHQPQQQDFQLGLDFESSKSTYSYHGSISHSVSVSSMDVGVVPESTMIDISISHPRTPKGTIDLFSGPPLQMPHQLTPLDREARVLRYREKKKTRKFEKTIRYASRKAYAETRPRIKGRFAKRTDVEVEVDQMFSTTLMAETGYGIVPSF, from the exons ATGATGAAGGAGGAGATTAGTAATGGTGGTGATGGCGGTGGTGGCAATAACTGGGCACGTGTATGCGACACGTGCAGGTCGGCGGCTTGCACAGTGTATTGCCGGGCCGACTCGGCCTACCTGTGCACCGGGTGCGACGCCCGCATCCACGCCGCGAACCTCGTTGCGTCCCGCCACGAGCGTGTGTGGGTCTGCGAGGCGTGCGAGCGCGCCCCGGCAGCTTTCATATGCAAAGCCGACGCCGCGTCTCTCTGCACCGCCTGCGACGCCGACATCCACTCCGCGAACCCACTCGCAAGCCGCCACCACCGCGTCCCAATTCTCCCCATCTCCGGGTGCTTACCCGGCCCACCTGCTGCTGACCCCGTAGACGGGTTTTTAGCCCATGATGATGGGGACGAGACCATTGAcgaagaggatgaagatgaggcaGCATCGTGGTTGTTACTCAATCCCGTGAAGAATAACTACAATCAGAACAATGGGTTCTTGTTTGGTGGGGATGTTGAAGAGTATGTGGACTTTGTGGAGTACAACTCGTGTGCTGATCAGAATCAGTTCGAAGATCAGTATAACTACGACCAGCAACAACATTACGCTGTTCCCCAGAAGAGCTATGGGGGTGACAGCGTTGTGCCCGTTCAGAATGGAGATGTGAAGGTTCAGCTGCATCACCAGCCGCAACAACAGGATTTTCAGTTGGGACTGGATTTTGAGTCCTCAAAATCTACATACAGTTACCATGGTTCCATTAGTCACAGT GTCTCTGTTTCATCTATGGATGTTGGCGTTGTACCAGAATCAACGATGATCGATATCTCAATCTCACACCCAAGAACTCCCAAAGGGACAATTGACCTTTTCTCTGGACCTCCTCTCCAGATGCCACACCAACTTACCCCACTGGACAGGGAAGCAAGGGTCCTAAGAtacagagagaaaaagaagacaaggaagtttgagaaaacaatCCGGTATGCTTCTAGGAAGGCATATGCAGAGACCAGACCCCGGATCAAGGGCCGTTTTGCTAAGAGGACTGATGTAGAAGTTGAAGTGGACCAGATGTTTTCCACCACACTAATGGCAGAAACTGGATATGGCATTGTGCCATCATTCTGA